The genomic interval GGGGACGCGCGCCCTGCTCGTCGTGGTCCTCGTCGGCGGCACCGCCGCGCTCACGCCGCTGTTCCGCGCGCTCGGCTCCTACGAGCCGGTCTGGGCCGACGCCTGGATCTTCATGGGCAGCCTCCTGGCGACCTTCGGCATGGCCAAGGGCTGGGTCGAGTTCTGGCTGATCTGGGTCGCGGTCGACGTGGTCGGCGTGCCCCTGCTGTTCTCCGCCGGCTACTACGCGAGCGGTCTCATGTACGTCTTCTACGGGCTGTTCACCCTCACCGGGTTCTTCGTCTGGTGGCGCGTGCGGACCCGCGAGGACCGCGCGGTGACCGTCGAGACCGCCCATCTGGATCCCACCGTCGGCCGACGCCGGCGGCCGTGACCGCACGCCGCGGCCGCCGCTGAGATGGCGGGCCCCGACACCGCCGACGACCGATACCCTGGTGCCGTGAAGGATTTCGAGTCGCTGCACGCCGAGCTGACCCAGAAGGCCGCCGATCGCCCCGAGGGGTCCGGCACGGTCGCCGAGCTGGACGCCGGCGTGCATGCCATCGGCAAGAAGATCGTCGAGGAGGCCGCCGAGGTCTGGATGGCCTGCGAGCACGAGTCGCACGAGGCCGCCGCCGAGGAGATCTCCCAGCTCCTCTACCACCTCCAGGTGATGATGATCGCCAAGGACATCACGCTCGAGGACGTCTACCGACATCTGTGACGGGCCGCCCCGCATCTCCGTCCCGCAGACCGCCCTGTCCTCCCGCCGCCCCTCCGCCGAAGGGAATCCCGTGCTCCGCATCGCCGTGCCCAACAAGGGCGCCCTGTCCGAACCCGCCGCCGCCCTGCTCTCCGAGGCGGGCTACCGCCGCCGCGGCACCGCCAAGGAGCTCGTCCTGGTCGACGAGCCCAACAACGTCGAGCTCTTCTTCCTGCGCCCCCGCGACATCGCGGTCTACGTGGGATCGGGGACCGTGGACGTCGGCATCACCGGGCAGGACATGCTCGCCGACTCGCGCACCGCGGCCGAGGTGATCCTGCCCCTGGGCTTCGCGCACTCCACCTTCCGCTTCGCCGCCCAGGCGGGCGAGGAGCGCGACCTCGGCGGACTCGCGGGCGCGCGCATCGCGACCTCGTACGAGAACCTCGTCGAGGACCACCTCGCCCAGCACGGCGTGGAGGCGACGGTGGTCCACCTCGACGGCGCCGTGGAGAGCTCGATCCGCCTGGGCGTCGCCGACGTCATCGCGGACGTGGTCGAGACCGGCACCACCCTGCGCCAGGCGGGGCTCTCCGTCTTCGGCGACCCCATCATGACCAGCCAGGCCGTGCTCTTCTCCCGGCCCGGGCTCACGCTGGACGACGACGCCGCGCACACCCTCGAGGTGCTCGTGCGCCGCGTCCGCGGCGTCCTCGTCGCGCGGGAGTACGTGCTCATCGACTACGACATCCCCACCGAGAAGCTCGAGGGCGCGGTCGCTGTCACCCCGGGCTTCGAGGCGCCCACGGTGTCCGAGCTGCACCGCAGCGGATGGTCCGCCGTGCGCTCGATGGTCGCTGTCTCCGAGACCAACCAGGTCATGGACGCGCTGTACGAGGCGGGCGCCCGCGCGATCCTCGTCACCGCGATCCAGGCCTGCCGGATGTGAGCGCATGAGCATCAGCGCGCCCGACGGGCCCGAGGGCACGGTCGTCCTGCGGCCGCGGGTGACGCGCGTCGTCGCCTACGTGATCGGCTCCGTGGTGATGCTCGCCGCGATCGGCCTGTCCCTCCTCACCCACTTCGGGTTCGCGGACACCGTCGGCTTCCTCGCCTTCGGCCTGGCCGTGCTCTGGTTCTGCCACCGCGAGGGCTCCGTGCGCGCGACCGCGCACGCCGACAGGCTCGTGGTGCGGAACCTCATGGCGACGCGCGAGCTCGAGTGGGCGGAGATCATCGGCGTGGTCTTCCCGCCCGGTGACCCGTGGGCGAAGCTCGATCTGGCCGACGGCGACACGCTCTCGGTGATGGCCGTGCAGCGCACCGACGGCGAGAAGGGCATGACGGCGGCGCGCCGCCTCGCCGGCATGATCGCCGCGCGCTCGGGTGCCGAGGGCCCCGAGGGCTCCGCGAAGGGCTGACCCTCTCCCGAAGCGCTCTGCGGCGCGGACCTCGGTGAGCCTCAGCGGCCGGCAGGGTCCGCGAGCCGGGCCGCGTGGCGGCCGGCGGCGGCCGCGAAGAGGAAGGGCCACGGGTCCTCCTCCATCCCGCGTCCCATCGTCCTCAGGCCGACGGGGGAGTCGTCGAGCGCCTCGCGCAGGCCCGCCCGCGGGACGTCCATGATGCGGTGCCCGACCCCTCGCGTCAGGGCGGGCTCGACTACGCCGCTTTCCAGCTGTTGCCTCACGTACTGCGTGAAAGCTCTGTCCTCGGGATCGGTATCGGGGTCGGATTCCGCGGCGAGCACGGGCACGTCGGCCGCGGCCAGCGCTGCCCGCCCCAGCAGGGTGAGGCTGTGGTGGGACGCCCCGTGGTGGCGGGAGCGGGCGTCGGCCCCGGAGACCCGCAGCGCGGCGACGGGTCGGCCGCCCAGCACCGCGGCGGCATGGAGCCCCTCGGCGGCCTGGATCCCGGAGAAGCCCCAGTCGGTGCCGGTCCCGAGGTTCCCCGGCCCCTGCGCGAGCACCACCACGTCGGCCCCGCAGACGGCCTTCGCGCCGAGCAGCGCGGTGTGCACGGTCACGGCCTCGAGGTCCCCGCCGAAGGCCTGGCCGGCGCTGATGCAGGCGACGAGGTCCCCGGTCTCGCGCAGGCGTGCGACCGTGCGCGAATAGGCGGCGGGGAGCGCCGCGCCGTCGCTCATCACGTAGACGATCCGCGCCTCCGGCGCCTGGGCGCGCACACCGGCGACGACCGCGGGCAGGGCGGAGTGGAGGTCCGCGAGCACCACCGGCATGCCGCCCAGGCCGTGCGTCGCCTCGAGGGCCGCGCGGTGGGGGGAACCGGGATCGTCGAGCGCGTCGACGAGGGTCTGCATCGGGGTGTAGCGAGCCTTGACCATGTGGCCCGTCGGCTGCTGCGCCTCCGGGAGCTCCCCGGTGCGGGCGACCACGAGCGCCTGGCCGCCGGTGCCGAGTCCGCGCCGCAGCGCATTGGCGTTCAGCAGCACCTCCTCGCCCTCGGCGACCTCCCCGACGAGCTCGGGATAGGACAGGGCCGGCACGGTGCTCGGACCGTCCGTCGACGCCTCACCCTCCGATTCCACGGGCTCATCGCTCCGGGAGACCCGGAGCATCTGGACGCCCCGCCAGGGCGCGCTCACCTCGAGGACACGCCCTCGCTCCCACTGCAGCATGCGGCCAGCGTAGCGAGTGGGCGGATACGGTGGTGCGGTGGCTGCTCG from Brachybacterium kimchii carries:
- a CDS encoding PH domain-containing protein; its protein translation is MSISAPDGPEGTVVLRPRVTRVVAYVIGSVVMLAAIGLSLLTHFGFADTVGFLAFGLAVLWFCHREGSVRATAHADRLVVRNLMATRELEWAEIIGVVFPPGDPWAKLDLADGDTLSVMAVQRTDGEKGMTAARRLAGMIAARSGAEGPEGSAKG
- a CDS encoding DUF3866 family protein, yielding MLQWERGRVLEVSAPWRGVQMLRVSRSDEPVESEGEASTDGPSTVPALSYPELVGEVAEGEEVLLNANALRRGLGTGGQALVVARTGELPEAQQPTGHMVKARYTPMQTLVDALDDPGSPHRAALEATHGLGGMPVVLADLHSALPAVVAGVRAQAPEARIVYVMSDGAALPAAYSRTVARLRETGDLVACISAGQAFGGDLEAVTVHTALLGAKAVCGADVVVLAQGPGNLGTGTDWGFSGIQAAEGLHAAAVLGGRPVAALRVSGADARSRHHGASHHSLTLLGRAALAAADVPVLAAESDPDTDPEDRAFTQYVRQQLESGVVEPALTRGVGHRIMDVPRAGLREALDDSPVGLRTMGRGMEEDPWPFLFAAAAGRHAARLADPAGR
- the pnuC gene encoding nicotinamide riboside transporter PnuC, with protein sequence MGVIEWLFNAKIEFAGGQFLLWREVVGNVFGLLSALGGMRRKVWAWPIGIIGNLLLLTVFLGSVFGTPNPVDLLGQAGRQVMFIVTSIYGWWRWHSARTGGGTAVEPRWAGWGTRALLVVVLVGGTAALTPLFRALGSYEPVWADAWIFMGSLLATFGMAKGWVEFWLIWVAVDVVGVPLLFSAGYYASGLMYVFYGLFTLTGFFVWWRVRTREDRAVTVETAHLDPTVGRRRRP
- a CDS encoding phosphoribosyl-ATP diphosphatase, giving the protein MKDFESLHAELTQKAADRPEGSGTVAELDAGVHAIGKKIVEEAAEVWMACEHESHEAAAEEISQLLYHLQVMMIAKDITLEDVYRHL
- the hisG gene encoding ATP phosphoribosyltransferase, which gives rise to MLRIAVPNKGALSEPAAALLSEAGYRRRGTAKELVLVDEPNNVELFFLRPRDIAVYVGSGTVDVGITGQDMLADSRTAAEVILPLGFAHSTFRFAAQAGEERDLGGLAGARIATSYENLVEDHLAQHGVEATVVHLDGAVESSIRLGVADVIADVVETGTTLRQAGLSVFGDPIMTSQAVLFSRPGLTLDDDAAHTLEVLVRRVRGVLVAREYVLIDYDIPTEKLEGAVAVTPGFEAPTVSELHRSGWSAVRSMVAVSETNQVMDALYEAGARAILVTAIQACRM